In Anas platyrhynchos isolate ZD024472 breed Pekin duck chromosome 19, IASCAAS_PekinDuck_T2T, whole genome shotgun sequence, the genomic window ccagcagcgtACTTACTGCCCCTCGTCCTGTGCAGGCTTCCTGCTGGACTTCATCTCCTGCCCGGTCATAAAAGGCTTTACATCGGCTGCGTCCATCACCATTAGCTTCAACCAGGTCAAGGTAGGGGCTGCGGATCTGCTCCACACTCCTTGCATGCTCTCTCCTGGAGCTGGCTGAGCTGTGGAGCCGAGGTGCTTAGCGATGGGCTGGGAGCGAGGGGAAGGAGCCATGAAGGGGACAGGGtctccctgccagccctggtGAGCCCCAGCCCCAAGCGCTCTGCTCGGAGCAGACCAAGCTGAACACGGCCTCCTCCTGCGACCAGCAAGGGGTGAGAgctggtggccatggggacagtGGTGAAACCGTGGCAGGGGGTTGAtgtggctgctggcaggaggtgctgggcgAGCGGGATGGGAGCTGTGATGGGCTCGCAGCTCTGCTGAGCCCTCCCTGGCCTCCAGTGCCTGCAGCACTCTGGCTCTTCTGGAGCTGCAATGCTTCCTTTGTGGTTAACCTAAATCAGACAGACTCAGGGCGATGTGTGAGAAACCAGAGGCCTGGCGTTGGCTGAGGTCTGTGGTCGCAGCCAGGACCTCGCTGGAGCTCCCTCCCGGCCGGGTGCATGCTCGGGGGGGACAGGACAAGCTGAGGCGTCTCAGGGAGCTGGGAGAAAATCAGAGCATCGCTGGGGTCTGCCCACCCGgagctgcaccaggggatgGCTGTCCCCATGTGTGCATGGGAACTTGGGGGGGTCACTGCGAGCCgtcccagcaccagcactgcagggctCTCACGAGGCTTTGTCTCCCCGCACAGAACATCCTGGGGCTGCACGGGATCCCTCGGCAGTTTTTCCTGCAGGTGTATGAAACGCTGAGGAGGATTGGGGAGACCAGGTCAGCATTGGCCCAGTGCCTTCCCTGCTCCatgccccctgcagctgcaggctcTCGGGCTCCGATGCTTCGCAGCACATCTCTGGGCACACTTGGACTGGTGTCTCAGTCCCTGCCCAGCACTGTGACATGAGAACCCGTCCTCTGCCTTTTCGGTTTGTTCTAGGAATTCAAAGTCTCAAAGCGCTTGGGCTCCCAAGTGGCTGGAGGAGAAGGATGGGGCAGACTTGTCCTTCTGCTCCCAGTTAGCTAAATCAGGATTTTTACAGCCCAAAGGCACATCCTTGGGACTGTCTGTGTGGCACAAGCCCTCTTCCAGTTTTTGGCAGTCCAAGGGCAGCCCGGGTACCCTGCAAGGGGAGCATCGGGAGAGAGGTGACGCATTTTGCTGGTGGTACAGGCAGCGTCCTTGCAAGGGGCTGCCACTGACGTTGCTGTTGCAGGCCTGGGGATGCCATCCTGGGGCTGGTCTGCCTGGCAGCGCTCGCAGGGCTGCGGGCGATGAAGAGCCGCCTGCCCCCCGCCAGCCACACGGAGCCGCTGGCCACCAGGGCCAGCTACCTGATCGTCTGGACCTGTGCCACCGGTGCGTTGGCCTCTGTCCCCTgccttctctgggcagcctctcCTGCGGCCTCAGCCtcctctggggctggggaggtCAAAgcctcctgggggggggtcctgccaCCCTGCCTGCCCCTTCCTAAGGCTGGATGACCTCGCTGCCCGGGTACCCACCCGCTCCATGCTCGCCCACCGCCCCAGGCTCCTGGCACGTTGTCAGGGTTGTTCTCTCCGCTGCAGCACGCAACGCCCTCGTGGTCCTGTTTGCTGGCCTGGTGGCTTACTGCTTCCAGCTCAGGGGCTCCCAGCCGCTGACGCTCACCGGCAGCATCCCCCAAGGCCTCCCCCCCTGCCGGCTGCCGCCCTTCTCCAAGGCTGAGCCCAACGGCACCGTGCCCTTCGGGACGATGGTGGAGGTGGGTGCCAGGCTGGCTGGGCGATGCTggcctccccagggctgcttcCTCGGTGCTCAGCATCCCTGTAAATACCCGAGTGccctggggaaggggcagcccCTCCACCTGTGTTGGCCCAGGAGGGGGCTGCGGTGCGGGTCCTGTCCCGCTGCTACAGCGCTTGCTGTCCTCCCCTCCAGGACATGGGAGTCGGGCTGGCTGTGGTCCCGCTCATGGGCCTGGTGGAGACCGTTGCGATTGCCAAGGCTTTCGGTACAGCTCCTGCACTTCTgctggagggaggggggggggatgcaaggggctggaggggctgggggcattgCTCTTCCCATGGGGGCAGCGGTGGAGGGGGGCAGGAGGGTCCCTGCGTCGGACATGGCCAGGGTTTGGGCAGGAGCTGAGCGctgtcccagggctgctgcacccttgggtgccagATGGGGCCCCATTTTTGCCCCCGGTGCTGCCCCCGCTCCGTGTTCATGGTGGGCTGAGCCTGCAGGAGGCACTGGGTGATGCTGCGCCTCTTCTTCCAGCCTCGCAGAACGACTACAGGATCGACCCCAATCAGGAGCTGCTGGCCATGGGTAAGAGGCCGCTcggagcagcagggcagggggtggggatccggccccagcaccgcggtgtcctgcagcccttcctgctgGGTGCCACAGAACAGCCCTGGGAGCTGTCCCCGCTCCCCATTTCCCACGTGGGATGGAGGTGGCAGCAGTGACACATTTGGTCTCGCGGCCCTGAGTGGTGCCTCCTGGAGCTGCCGCATCCCCAGCGCCTCCTTTTCCCCACTGCAGGCTTTGCCAACGTCCTGGGCTCCTTCTTCTCATCGTATCCCGTCACGGGAAGCTTTGGCCGGTGGGTAGCAGGCTGGGGAGCGGGGCCTGGCCTGCGAGATGCTCGTGGGGCTGTGCCATCAGGGGGGCTGCACGAGACCTCGTGCTAAGGGTGGCAAGGGCCCGGTGGGTCCTGGAGGCTGCGTCCTGGTCCCCAGCTCCTTGCACTGGACCTGGGCCATGCTCATGTGGCCGCTTCCCTCCTGCCACCCGTGCACCGCAGTCCCTGGGGTCTGTGGGCAGCAGAGGGGACAGTGCCCACCTTGTGTTCCAGGACAGCAGTGAACGCACAGACGGGCGTCTGCACCCCGGCGGGGGGGCTGGTCACAGGTAGGGCTgtgcctcctctccccccagccccagtgcCTGCTCCCGGCCTCGGTGACCCCCCCCCGTACTCGGGGTCCCCCCGGTTCAGGCGCTGCCGCCCTCCCGCAGGCGCCCTGGTGCTGCTCTCGCTGGCGTACCTCACCTCGCTCTTCTACTACATCCCCAAAGCGGCGCTGGCTGCCGTCATCATCTCTGCCGTGGTCCCCATGTTCGACGCTGGGATCTTCAGGACGCTCTGGAGGGTTAAGAGTGAGGGCACAAGCGGGGCGGCCGTGCCTCGGCTCTCCCTGCGAGCCCTCGCACTGCCTGGGCTCGTGAGGGATGGCAAGAGGGGGTTGGCCAGGACCCCAGAAATACCAAACCCAAGCATTTTCTGGGGGGCTGCATGCCCAGCACCTCTGGCCTGGGGTTTCTGCCTTTGCTGACCCAAGCACAAGGGCTCTGCCCTTGCTCTGATCACTGTTCCCCACTCAGCTGTGCTGGCCTTGGGTCCTGGGGGTGCAGAATTGGGTGCAAAAGGCCCAATTTTACCAGACTTTGACCAGCCAGGCACGCAGAGGTTTTTTTGTGCATGGCCGAGCCTGGGGCTGTCTCTCTTGCAGGGCTGGACCTTGTTCCCCTCTGTGTGACGTTCCTCTTCTGCTTCTGGGAGGTGCAGTACGGCATTGTGGCCGGGGTGCTGGTCTCGGGGGTCCTGCTGCTCTACTCCATCGCCAGGCCCCCGCTGAAGGTGGGCTGCTCACCTCGCGTGGGTGCGCTGGGGCCGGCCAGGAGTGGGGAGCTCCCCGTGGCTCATCCCGGGGGTCTTGTGCAGGTGTCGGggcagggcacgctgctggtgcagctggggagcagcctgCACTTCCCAGCCATCGAGCATCTCCGGGATGTCATCTGCAGCCGCGCTCTGACAGGTACCGTGCCCCCGGCCACCGGGATGAGCtggggactgggcagggctctggTGCCCACCCAGAGCACTTCTGGGGGGGGCAAGCATGGGCTCTACCCTGCAGGGTGTGGCTGTAAGCCTGAGGTTGTCTCACCCTTCCAGCCATGTGTGGCTCGCTAGGGATGGGACCCGTGGTGGCCTGGCTGAGGCCAAATGCAGCTTTGGGCTGCCTGACCCGCAGGGCTCAGTCCTGCCCTAAGAGCTGCGTCCCCCGTGCTTGTTAATTCTGTGCTCGTCATGGGAAACGACCGCATgctctgctttcagcagcacCCTCACCGCGCTCCATCATCCTGGACGGCCACCGCATCAGCAGCATCGATTACACggtggtggtggggctggcagagctgctgcaggagctgcgcAAGCACGGCATCTCGCTGGccttctgcagcctgcaggTACGGGGCGGCCACGCGCAGCCCCAAAAGGGTCTGCGCGGGTGGGCTCAGCCCTCCCCACACCAGGGAGAGCCCTCGGGTGGCACCAGGCAGCAGGGCCACTGCTCCCATCTCCTGCGCAAAGCAAGGATGCGGCCACCCCTTGGTAGCACCTTCAGCTCACGGAGGTGGAGGTTGCAGCATCCGAGTGCAGCTGCGGGATGCGGGGTGGGGGCaaaggctgcagctcctgcacaggCACACGCTGCCCTGGGCTGCCCGGAGGGCTCCGAGCCCCCAGCAGAGGGGAACCTGCTGGCTCCgggctccccagctgcagtttCTCTGCCCTCAGGACCAGGTTCTCcgagccctgctggctgcagacctGGAAGGATTCCGACATTTCCCCAGCTGGGAGGAGGCAGGTGAGGCTTCGGGCTCTCGGGGCTGCTGGCaagcaggagcccagcccagcctgcgGGCAGTTGGATTCGGGATTAGCACTGCGTTAACTCTGCCCTGCTTTCCCCCTTCCGTGCTCAGAGCGGTGCAGCGGAGCGgagccggggggcagcggggcagcCCCCTTcgacagcaccagcaccagcaccagctcgCTGCTGCCCACGGGGCTCATCCAGTGAGGCAGAGGAGCCGTGTGGGGCTTTCTCAGGACCACGTCTCCTTACCCGAGCAGCTGTTCCCGATGGCCCGGAGGCCCTGTGCaggcagggcagtgcctggcagCGTGGGGGAGAGATGGCAGGGGTGGGGGAGTGACCCAGAGGGTTCCTATCGCTGCCCCCAGGAGTCACCCCCCCTCCATTCCAGGCTGGCCCCGTCCTGGGAGCAGCTGCCTTTTTAAATcgggtgttttatttttggaaacttTTCTTACTCGGATCTGTTTCGAGCTCTGACACAGAGCGTGCTCTTGTCACCGTGAGTTTCAAGGATGCTGGAGCTGCCCTGCACGCCCAAGGCCGTGCTGCAGCTCTCAAGCTCAGGCTgccaagaaataaagaaaacattgatTATTTTGCTTCTTACTCATCCCTCTTGGTCTGTGGGATTTTCTGCCGGACTCTGCCCTtcagcagggctgtggctgtCCTCCCACCTCTCGCCAGActtctgccagccctgccaAGGGACAGCTGCTGTGCCATCGGTCTCTGCCTTGCTGTGAAATGGTGCTGCCAGACAGTGGGGTATGGGGCCGGGGTCCGCAGCAAAGCAGTTTTCCTGCGCTGCAGTTGGCTGACCCCATCCCATACGGAGGGCATAATAAAACAGTAACAAAGGACCTGGTGTGCATCTCTGTCTTCCTTCAGAAAAGACGCTTTTGTGGGGGGAGGAAAAATTAAGCTCTAATTTCTTGGTGCAGCTGAGCACAAACCAAAGAAATGAAACCGAAACCAAGTCTGCAGTTCCTGCTGTGCTCCCGCACGGTCAAAGGTTGTGTGGTGACAGTGGCAGTGCCTGGGAAGGCAGGGGGGGGGTCCTGCTGGGGGCCAGAGCTGCGTttgtgcagcagagcagtgccGGGCAGCGGGTTAGTTTGTCCCCGCAGTGACAGCACAGGAACCTTTTCCAGAAGCACTGGAAGGGCTCGCATGCCGCCTGCCTGCCCATCTCCCCCAGATGAGGATGGAGCACCCCGGAGGAGTGGGTTTGGGGTGTTTCACCTCGCCCAGCCTGGCCCTTTGGTTGTGCTGCTCCACACACCCCGACGGGAGCTCGGAGAGGAtcggggcagggagggggagcTCGGGGCCACGACGGCAGGCAGACCCCAAATTTCAGGCACGGAGGGAGGAGGGATGCCCCAAATTTCAGGCACAGAGGGAGGAGGGATGCCAtggccagggctgtgcctgcagagccccagccccagggttCAAGCACCTCTCACTGAGCGTCTCCTCCGAGCACCTCGCAGCCCTCTGAGGGGCCGCACGTcccggggcgctgggggggagcAGCTCGGGAGCAGCGGGACCTGCAGGGGGCCGGCGGGGTGGGACGGCCGGGAGCGGACCGGGGACGGCTCCGGCCGGGTCCGGGGCGAAGCGGAGGGCGCGGGGCTGCGGCTGGGCACGGCCCGgtcccccccggagccccccgacGGCAGCGGGCACAGCTCCCGGCTGCAGCCGCGCCCCCGGCGGCACCCCCGGGCCCGGCGTTCCGGTGCCGCGGGTGATgcgcggccggcggcggggcggggcgggagccaggcaggagccgccccggggctgggggaggcggTGACCGGagctccgtgccccccccgtgtcccgCGGCGAGGATTGGCCGCACCGGGCCGGGGGCGGTGGCGGTGACGTCCCGCGGGGGAACCTCGGCTGCTCGGCGGAAAAACGAAACTTCaccggggaggcggcggcggagcgggtGCGAAGcgggtcccggtcccggtcccggccccggtGCCGTCGGTGAGCGCGGCCGCGGAGCTGCGTTGCTGgcggggcggaggggggggggggctgggtcGGGGCAGCGCGGCCCCGTGCGGGCGGGAGGCTGCGGGAGGGGGGTCCCCGGTGCGCCCCGACCCCGCTCGTCCCCGGGCATCCCGCCCGGCTCCTCCCGGGGCGCCCCTATTCTTGCTCATCCCggttccccccccaccccccggtgccccccggcgGCACCCCCAGCgtccccccgtccccccggCATCGCGGTGCCCggcccccccacgtcccccggCTCTCCTCCGGTGACTCCCCCGATGCTCGCGGTCCCCCCCGACCCCCGCTCTTCCATCTTcgccggtgccccccccccccccgttccccCTCCcggtgctccccccccccccccgatgcACCCGCTCTGTCCCGGCACTCAGCTCCGGTGCCCGCCCCCGAACACCC contains:
- the SLC26A11 gene encoding sodium-independent sulfate anion transporter isoform X5, which encodes MSLLVSSYAFHDPVYAVLLAFLTGCIQLAMGLLHLGFLLDFISCPVIKGFTSAASITISFNQVKNILGLHGIPRQFFLQVYETLRRIGETRPGDAILGLVCLAALAGLRAMKSRLPPASHTEPLATRASYLIVWTCATARNALVVLFAGLVAYCFQLRGSQPLTLTGSIPQGLPPCRLPPFSKAEPNGTVPFGTMVEDMGVGLAVVPLMGLVETVAIAKAFASQNDYRIDPNQELLAMGFANVLGSFFSSYPVTGSFGRAGPCSPLCDVPLLLLGGAVRHCGRGAGLGGPAALLHRQAPAEGVGAGHAAGAAGEQPALPSHRASPGCHLQPRSDSSTLTALHHPGRPPHQQHRLHGGGGAGRAAAGAAQARHLAGLLQPAGPGSPSPAGCRPGRIPTFPQLGGGRAVQRSGAGGQRGSPLRQHQHQHQLAAAHGAHPVRQRSRVGLSQDHVSLPEQLFPMARRPCAGRAVPGSVGERWQGWGSDPEGSYRCPQESPPLHSRLAPSWEQLPF
- the SLC26A11 gene encoding sodium-independent sulfate anion transporter isoform X1; this encodes MWARGPPEPRRRCWLRALRRRLPVLGWLPRYSPGWLQLDLIAGVTVGITVVPQALAYAEVAGLPPQYGLYSSFVGCFVYCFLGTAKDVTLGPTAIMSLLVSSYAFHDPVYAVLLAFLTGCIQLAMGLLHLGFLLDFISCPVIKGFTSAASITISFNQVKNILGLHGIPRQFFLQVYETLRRIGETRPGDAILGLVCLAALAGLRAMKSRLPPASHTEPLATRASYLIVWTCATARNALVVLFAGLVAYCFQLRGSQPLTLTGSIPQGLPPCRLPPFSKAEPNGTVPFGTMVEDMGVGLAVVPLMGLVETVAIAKAFASQNDYRIDPNQELLAMGFANVLGSFFSSYPVTGSFGRAGPCSPLCDVPLLLLGGAVRHCGRGAGLGGPAALLHRQAPAEGVGAGHAAGAAGEQPALPSHRASPGCHLQPRSDSSTLTALHHPGRPPHQQHRLHGGGGAGRAAAGAAQARHLAGLLQPAGPGSPSPAGCRPGRIPTFPQLGGGRAVQRSGAGGQRGSPLRQHQHQHQLAAAHGAHPVRQRSRVGLSQDHVSLPEQLFPMARRPCAGRAVPGSVGERWQGWGSDPEGSYRCPQESPPLHSRLAPSWEQLPF
- the SLC26A11 gene encoding sodium-independent sulfate anion transporter isoform X2, giving the protein MWARGPPEPRRRCWLRALRRRLPVLGWLPRYSPGWLQLDLIAGVTVGITVVPQALAYAEVAGLPPQYGLYSSFVGCFVYCFLGTAKDVTLGPTAIMSLLVSSYAFHDPVYAVLLAFLTGCIQLAMGLLHLGFLLDFISCPVIKGFTSAASITISFNQVKNILGLHGIPRQFFLQVYETLRRIGETRPGDAILGLVCLAALAGLRAMKSRLPPASHTEPLATRASYLIVWTCATARNALVVLFAGLVAYCFQLRGSQPLTLTGSIPQGLPPCRLPPFSKAEPNGTVPFGTMVEDMGVGLAVVPLMGLVETVAIAKAFASQNDYRIDPNQELLAMGFANVLGSFFSSYPVTGSFGRAGPCSPLCDVPLLLLGGAVRHCGRGAGLGGPAALLHRQAPAEGVGAGHAAGAAGEQPALPSHRASPGCHLQPRSDSTLTALHHPGRPPHQQHRLHGGGGAGRAAAGAAQARHLAGLLQPAGPGSPSPAGCRPGRIPTFPQLGGGRAVQRSGAGGQRGSPLRQHQHQHQLAAAHGAHPVRQRSRVGLSQDHVSLPEQLFPMARRPCAGRAVPGSVGERWQGWGSDPEGSYRCPQESPPLHSRLAPSWEQLPF
- the SLC26A11 gene encoding sodium-independent sulfate anion transporter isoform X3 — translated: MWARGPPEPRRRCWLRALRRRLPVLGWLPRYSPGWLQLDLIAGVTVGITVVPQALAYAEVAGLPPQYGLYSSFVGCFVYCFLGTAKDVTLGPTAIMSLLVSSYAFHDPVYAVLLAFLTGCIQLAMGLLHLGFLLDFISCPVIKGFTSAASITISFNQVKNILGLHGIPRQFFLQVYETLRRIGETRPGDAILGLVCLAALAGLRAMKSRLPPASHTEPLATRASYLIVWTCATARNALVVLFAGLVAYCFQLRGSQPLTLTGSIPQGLPPCRLPPFSKAEPNGTVPFGTMVEDMGVGLAVVPLMGLVETVAIAKAFASQNDYRIDPNQELLAMGFANVLGSFFSSYPVTGSFGRTAVNAQTGVCTPAGGLVTGALVLLSLAYLTSLFYYIPKAALAAVIISAVVPMFDAGIFRTLWRVKRLDLVPLCVTFLFCFWEVQYGIVAGVLVSGVLLLYSIARPPLKVSGQGTLLVQLGSSLHFPAIEHLRDVICSRALTAAPSPRSIILDGHRISSIDYTVVVGLAELLQELRKHGISLAFCSLQDQVLRALLAADLEGFRHFPSWEEAERCSGAEPGGSGAAPFDSTSTSTSSLLPTGLIQ
- the SLC26A11 gene encoding sodium-independent sulfate anion transporter isoform X4, with translation MWARGPPEPRRRCWLRALRRRLPVLGWLPRYSPGWLQLDLIAGVTVGITVVPQALAYAEVAGLPPQYGLYSSFVGCFVYCFLGTAKDVTLGPTAIMSLLVSSYAFHDPVYAVLLAFLTGCIQLAMGLLHLGFLLDFISCPVIKGFTSAASITISFNQVKNILGLHGIPRQFFLQVYETLRRIGETRPGDAILGLVCLAALAGLRAMKSRLPPASHTEPLATRASYLIVWTCATARNALVVLFAGLVAYCFQLRGSQPLTLTGSIPQGLPPCRLPPFSKAEPNGTVPFGTMVEDMGVGLAVVPLMGLVETVAIAKAFASQNDYRIDPNQELLAMGFANVLGSFFSSYPVTGSFGRTAVNAQTGVCTPAGGLVTGALVLLSLAYLTSLFYYIPKAALAAVIISAVVPMFDAGIFRTLWRVKRLDLVPLCVTFLFCFWEVQYGIVAGVLVSGVLLLYSIARPPLKVSGQGTLLVQLGSSLHFPAIEHLRDVICSRALTAPSPRSIILDGHRISSIDYTVVVGLAELLQELRKHGISLAFCSLQDQVLRALLAADLEGFRHFPSWEEAERCSGAEPGGSGAAPFDSTSTSTSSLLPTGLIQ